A DNA window from Deltaproteobacteria bacterium contains the following coding sequences:
- a CDS encoding ABC transporter permease: protein MKLILPLAPVLLIGILLEILVTSGILPSYLVPSTSEVIRSLWIDRVELLNGFASTAIGAVSGLIMSLVVGLIAAIGLSLSSSLRRAFLPYAVFFQTVPIIALAPVLVIWFGFGRPTVIASAFIVSVFPMVANAIAGLQAADPRLIDFFHLFHASRWQILWKLRLPTALPMIFTGLKIAAGLAVIGAVVGEFVAGGGLGEVVDAARTQQRLDKVFAAVLLSSFLGLALVAMIDLVSKLSLKSWSTERSV from the coding sequence ATGAAATTGATCTTGCCGCTAGCCCCAGTTTTGTTAATTGGCATTCTTCTAGAGATACTCGTGACATCCGGAATTTTGCCGAGCTACTTGGTTCCCTCCACGTCTGAGGTTATTCGTTCGCTTTGGATTGATCGCGTCGAATTGTTAAACGGCTTCGCATCCACAGCCATCGGAGCCGTTTCAGGCTTGATAATGAGTTTAGTCGTCGGTTTGATCGCCGCGATTGGGTTGTCTCTTTCCTCCTCTTTACGACGGGCATTTCTTCCGTACGCCGTTTTTTTTCAAACAGTACCGATCATAGCTCTGGCTCCGGTTCTAGTTATTTGGTTTGGCTTTGGAAGGCCAACTGTCATCGCGAGTGCATTTATTGTTTCTGTATTTCCCATGGTTGCTAATGCGATCGCGGGGCTGCAGGCCGCCGATCCCCGTCTGATCGACTTTTTTCACCTGTTTCATGCGTCACGCTGGCAGATTTTGTGGAAACTTCGTTTGCCAACCGCGCTGCCAATGATCTTCACGGGGCTAAAAATTGCTGCAGGTCTCGCCGTGATTGGGGCAGTTGTCGGCGAGTTTGTAGCTGGCGGCGGCCTTGGCGAGGTGGTCGACGCCGCTCGCACCCAGCAGCGCCTGGATAAAGTGTTTGCAGCGGTGCTTCTGTCGTCCTTTTTGGGATTGGCTCTAGTCGCAATGATTGATTTAGTGTCAAAGCTTTCATTGAAATCGTGGTCGACTGAACGGAGCGTGTGA
- a CDS encoding ABC transporter substrate-binding protein → MTAQAGAAPTVTPEKVKLALNWKPEPQFGGFYAARFSDLDKKNGVEFEVVAGGAGTPVVQMIASGQFDFGIASGDEIVVSRIRGIDLVALFATYQTNPQGVMTHAERGFESLADVFKSPGTIAMQKGLPYALYLQSRYSSGKRASVVPYLGGVANFLGRKDHSQQCFITSEPLLAVRQGAKVKTFLVADSGFNPYTTVLVTRRALLAEKLELVKNVVAAVRAGWRNYLDQPDGTNEKMSELNPSIDPSTMKEMALAQKPLIEPATAARADLGKMQAVRWTELEDQLRKMKVIDKKSPSGPYFVEL, encoded by the coding sequence ATGACGGCCCAGGCAGGCGCTGCGCCAACAGTTACACCAGAAAAAGTTAAGTTGGCGCTCAACTGGAAACCAGAACCACAATTTGGCGGATTTTACGCAGCTCGATTTTCTGATCTCGATAAAAAAAATGGTGTTGAATTTGAAGTGGTCGCGGGTGGAGCGGGGACTCCCGTCGTGCAAATGATAGCGTCGGGTCAGTTCGACTTTGGCATAGCCAGCGGAGATGAAATTGTAGTTTCGCGCATTCGCGGAATCGATCTCGTAGCTCTTTTTGCGACCTATCAAACAAACCCTCAAGGAGTGATGACTCACGCCGAAAGGGGCTTCGAATCTTTGGCAGATGTTTTTAAAAGTCCAGGAACGATCGCGATGCAAAAAGGTCTTCCTTATGCTCTTTACTTGCAAAGTCGTTATTCGTCGGGAAAACGAGCATCCGTGGTTCCGTACCTTGGTGGCGTCGCAAACTTTCTAGGTCGCAAAGACCACTCTCAACAATGTTTTATCACTTCGGAACCTCTGTTGGCCGTTAGACAAGGTGCAAAGGTGAAAACATTCTTGGTCGCGGACAGCGGGTTTAATCCCTATACCACAGTGTTAGTCACGCGCCGCGCGCTGTTAGCTGAAAAACTAGAACTAGTAAAAAACGTTGTGGCGGCCGTGCGTGCCGGGTGGCGAAATTATCTGGATCAACCAGATGGGACCAATGAAAAGATGAGTGAGCTAAACCCTTCTATCGATCCATCGACGATGAAGGAAATGGCTTTAGCGCAGAAGCCTCTCATCGAGCCTGCAACCGCAGCGCGAGCTGATCTGGGCAAGATGCAGGCTGTTCGCTGGACCGAGCTAGAGGATCAACTGAGGAAAATGAAAGTGATTGATAAGAAGTCACCCTCTGGGCCGTACTTTGTCGAGCTATGA